From one Candidatus Methylacidiphilales bacterium genomic stretch:
- a CDS encoding DEAD/DEAH box helicase, with translation MSKKLFAELGLSPEILKAVDKMGFEEAVPIQSSAIPVLLGGADVVGQSQTGSGKTAAFAIPAIERVDAALKAPQVLILCPTRELAVQVAEEVAKLASFKKGVRELPIYGGQSYERQFRGLQQGAQIIIGTPGRVMDHLERKTLKLDKIRMVILDEADRMLDMGFLDDIRKVLSQAPPERQTVFFSATLPRPIQELIKTFTRNPVNVSIQSQALVVPAIEQVYYEIDRRSKLDVLCRLIDLQDIKFGIIFCATKMMVDELTEHLVARGYAADKMHGDMTQAMRERVIAKFKKKGLEFLVATDVAARGLDVDDVEVVFNYDLPHDGEDYIHRIGRTGRAGRSGRAITFVAGREIYKMQNIIRFTKARIRRERVPNEDEVEQKRTSQFFESLNETLEKGEYRRYDELIGSLLDQGHAPTDIASALIHLQNSEKSRPPVAAVPEKIFEERRDRPERGRERPERRERREEKRGQEHGRERERSEHREGRAAREDYTKDQTADALASEAGMLRLRLNQGREQRIQPGDIVGVILGVARIPKDCVGAIILQSDYTLVDVAEEHSATVLKKLNGIKFKGRKLFCSISI, from the coding sequence ATGTCCAAGAAACTTTTTGCCGAGCTCGGCCTGTCACCCGAAATACTCAAAGCCGTTGACAAAATGGGCTTTGAGGAGGCGGTCCCCATTCAATCCAGCGCCATCCCGGTGTTGCTGGGGGGAGCCGATGTCGTGGGCCAGTCCCAGACCGGCTCGGGCAAAACGGCGGCGTTTGCCATCCCCGCCATCGAACGCGTGGATGCCGCGCTCAAAGCGCCGCAGGTGCTGATCCTTTGCCCCACCCGCGAACTCGCCGTGCAGGTCGCCGAGGAAGTGGCCAAGCTGGCCTCGTTCAAGAAGGGCGTGCGCGAGCTTCCCATTTACGGCGGCCAATCCTATGAGCGCCAATTCCGCGGACTGCAGCAAGGCGCGCAGATCATCATCGGGACACCGGGCCGTGTGATGGATCATCTCGAGCGCAAAACGCTGAAGCTCGACAAGATCCGCATGGTGATTCTGGATGAAGCCGACCGCATGCTGGACATGGGTTTTCTGGACGATATCCGCAAGGTGTTGAGCCAGGCGCCACCCGAGCGGCAAACGGTCTTTTTTTCCGCCACCCTGCCGCGTCCGATACAGGAATTGATCAAAACCTTCACGCGTAACCCGGTCAATGTCAGCATCCAATCGCAGGCCCTTGTGGTGCCGGCCATCGAGCAGGTTTATTATGAAATCGACCGCCGCTCGAAACTGGACGTGCTCTGCCGCTTGATCGATCTGCAGGACATCAAGTTCGGCATCATTTTTTGCGCCACCAAAATGATGGTGGACGAATTGACGGAGCATCTCGTCGCCCGGGGATACGCAGCGGATAAAATGCATGGCGACATGACCCAGGCCATGCGCGAGCGCGTGATCGCAAAATTCAAAAAGAAGGGCCTGGAGTTTCTGGTGGCGACTGATGTGGCCGCCCGCGGCTTGGATGTGGATGATGTCGAGGTGGTTTTCAATTATGACCTGCCGCACGACGGCGAGGATTACATCCACCGCATCGGGCGGACCGGCAGGGCGGGCCGGAGCGGACGGGCCATCACCTTTGTGGCCGGGCGTGAAATTTACAAGATGCAGAATATCATCCGTTTTACCAAGGCCCGCATCCGGCGCGAGCGGGTGCCGAACGAGGACGAGGTGGAGCAAAAGCGCACCAGCCAATTTTTTGAATCCTTAAACGAGACACTGGAAAAAGGTGAATACCGGCGTTACGACGAACTCATTGGCAGCCTGCTGGATCAGGGACATGCCCCGACTGACATCGCTTCCGCGCTGATCCATCTGCAAAATTCGGAAAAATCGCGCCCGCCAGTTGCGGCGGTTCCGGAAAAGATTTTTGAAGAGCGGCGGGACAGGCCGGAGCGCGGACGCGAGCGTCCAGAACGGCGGGAGCGGCGCGAGGAAAAACGCGGGCAAGAACACGGCAGAGAACGTGAACGTTCCGAACACCGGGAGGGCCGGGCAGCGCGGGAGGATTATACAAAGGACCAGACAGCGGACGCGCTTGCCAGTGAGGCCGGCATGCTGCGGCTGCGGTTGAATCAAGGCCGGGAACAACGCATCCAGCCGGGAGACATCGTGGGCGTGATTTTGGGCGTGGCCCGCATCCCCAAGGATTGCGTGGGAGCGATTATTTTGCAGTCCGACTACACCCTGGTGGATGTGGCGGAGGAACATTCCGCCACGGTTCTAAAGAAACTGAATGGCATCAAATTCAAGGGACGGAAGCTGTTTTGCAGCATCAGTATCTAA